A portion of the Suricata suricatta isolate VVHF042 chromosome 11, meerkat_22Aug2017_6uvM2_HiC, whole genome shotgun sequence genome contains these proteins:
- the CNTF gene encoding ciliary neurotrophic factor, translating into MAFAEHSSLTPHRRDLCSRSIWLARKIRSDLTALMESYMKHQGLNENINLDSVDGVPVASTDRWSELTEAERLQDNLQAYRAFHVMLARLLEDQQVHFTPAEGDFHQAIRTLLLQVAAFAYQLEELMMLLEHKIPPNEADGIPIVGDGGLFEKKLWGLKVLRELSQWTVRSIRDLRVISSHQTGVPAPGSHYIANDKKI; encoded by the exons ATGGCTTTCGCAGAGCACTCCTCACTGACCCCTCACCGCCGGGACCTCTGTAGCCGCTCTATCTGGCTAGCAAGGAAGATTCGTTCAGACCTGACTGCTCTTATGGAATCTTAC ATGAAGCATCAGGGCCTGAACGAGAACATAAACCTGGACTCTGTGGATGGTGTGCCAGTAGCAAGCACTGATCGATGGAGTGAGCTGACTGAGGCAGAGCGACTCCAAGACAACCTCCAAGCCTATCGTGCCTTCCATGTAATGTTGGCCAGGCTGTTAGAAGACCAGCAGGTGCATTTTACTCCAGCTGAAGGGGACTTCCATCAAGCAATACGCACCCTTCTACTCCAAGTTGCTGCCTTTGCTTACCAACTGGAGGAATTAATGATGCTCCTGGAACACAAGATCCCCCCCAATGAGGCTGATGGGATACCTATCGTTGGAGATGGTGGTCTCTTTGAGAAGAAGCTGTGGGGCCTGAAGGTGTTACGAGAGCTTTCGCAGTGGACAGTTAGGTCCATTCGTGACCTTCGAGTCATTTCTTCTCATCAGACTGGGGTTCCAGCACCCGGGAGCCATTATATTGCTAATGACAAGAAAATATAG